One segment of Bacillus alkalisoli DNA contains the following:
- a CDS encoding dynamin family protein: MNAEQYRNFAERYQSTFLNIKEYYDKNVKSNLQLTIIKRASLVREQISRLKSVQGYEKSSILKPYVEEIETFYEKYNSVANGLDKPFMLFVMGMGKYGKSTLLNALMRSNEAAMDELPKTWKIDVFNPALPAHCAVVKYKDNRKQLLKKDEVKELILQEEKKRDESDELVSKEFKQKSKSYKTIAEKKEFKQYLEEKLVYKSDVIEVEWGVKRTPILKHFSLVDTPGIFQNIMGELRVSIQEYYHKADGVIWMLNAEIISAAKSKELLEELNTHLDTIGNKKATNIIAVLNRIDKIRERSGEEGVERIIKEAKDIYGDIFSDIIPISAFEALKGIENNDNKQIERSGMEKLEYTINHVFFQNSRRLQMESKINAITLLDKELNILLTELYNRLYKDHHNRIKSLLLFDSEIAEKMDTLKKRIQTTIAAYKNEVKDNIYSRAGDLFDIDSESKRQSYLEKDIFRVQKISQQMGKLQKDIFEEIVSIEKLIKPKITFSKYKHIDITELENKNLVKTQSSVAFNNHTLDTDDISFASGAGISIVAALLLGPLGLILGPLLAHWGFTKWIAKQFKLGEVQSNLLSTLNASTEEMQEKMEEELMTRIEIITDNIYLTCNETFSSLYGNSETSESVLDVLKNWSNTISQPVQALSVKEIIIQSHTKKESSIMRR, from the coding sequence ATGAATGCAGAACAATATCGTAACTTTGCTGAAAGGTACCAGTCGACATTTTTAAATATTAAAGAATATTACGATAAGAATGTAAAAAGTAACTTGCAATTAACAATTATTAAAAGAGCTAGTCTGGTCAGAGAACAAATAAGCCGACTAAAGTCTGTTCAAGGCTATGAAAAATCCTCCATATTAAAACCTTATGTAGAAGAGATAGAAACATTTTATGAAAAGTATAATAGTGTTGCAAACGGTTTGGATAAACCATTTATGTTGTTTGTAATGGGTATGGGTAAGTATGGAAAATCGACATTATTAAATGCTTTAATGAGATCGAATGAAGCAGCGATGGATGAGTTACCGAAAACATGGAAAATTGACGTCTTTAATCCAGCATTACCAGCTCATTGTGCTGTGGTTAAATATAAAGATAACCGTAAACAACTGTTGAAAAAAGATGAGGTAAAAGAGCTTATTCTTCAAGAGGAAAAGAAACGTGATGAATCCGATGAATTGGTAAGTAAAGAATTTAAACAAAAGTCAAAATCGTATAAAACAATAGCTGAGAAAAAAGAATTCAAACAGTATTTAGAAGAAAAACTGGTTTATAAATCAGATGTCATAGAAGTAGAGTGGGGTGTTAAGCGCACTCCGATTCTTAAGCACTTCTCATTGGTTGATACGCCTGGGATATTTCAAAATATAATGGGAGAATTACGCGTAAGTATACAAGAATATTATCATAAGGCTGACGGAGTAATTTGGATGCTTAATGCAGAAATTATTTCTGCTGCAAAATCGAAAGAATTACTAGAAGAACTCAACACGCATCTTGATACTATTGGTAATAAAAAAGCGACGAACATAATTGCTGTTCTTAATAGAATAGACAAGATCCGAGAAAGAAGTGGGGAAGAAGGGGTAGAGAGGATTATTAAAGAAGCTAAAGATATATATGGTGATATCTTTAGTGATATTATCCCTATCTCAGCTTTTGAGGCATTGAAAGGGATAGAAAATAACGATAACAAACAAATAGAACGAAGCGGTATGGAAAAGTTAGAGTATACGATTAATCATGTGTTTTTTCAAAATAGTAGAAGGCTACAAATGGAAAGTAAAATCAATGCAATAACGTTATTAGATAAGGAACTTAATATACTTTTAACAGAATTATATAACAGACTATACAAGGATCATCATAATCGGATTAAAAGTCTACTATTGTTTGACTCAGAAATAGCGGAAAAAATGGACACCTTGAAAAAACGTATTCAAACAACTATTGCAGCTTATAAAAATGAAGTGAAAGATAATATTTATAGTAGAGCTGGCGACTTGTTTGATATTGATTCAGAAAGTAAAAGACAGTCTTACTTAGAAAAAGATATTTTTAGAGTACAAAAGATAAGTCAACAGATGGGGAAACTTCAAAAGGATATCTTTGAAGAAATAGTATCAATTGAAAAACTGATTAAACCCAAAATAACATTCTCTAAATATAAGCACATTGACATTACGGAGCTAGAAAATAAAAATCTAGTCAAAACACAAAGTTCAGTAGCTTTTAATAACCATACATTAGATACAGATGACATTAGTTTTGCTTCTGGAGCTGGGATTTCAATTGTAGCTGCATTATTATTAGGCCCATTAGGTCTTATTTTAGGGCCGTTGCTTGCCCATTGGGGTTTTACAAAATGGATTGCAAAACAATTTAAACTTGGAGAAGTACAATCCAATTTACTTAGCACGTTGAACGCTTCTACAGAAGAAATGCAAGAGAAAATGGAAGAAGAGTTAATGACACGAATCGAGATTATTACAGATAATATTTATTTAACATGTAATGAAACTTTTTCTTCTCTGTATGGAAATAGTGAAACTTCCGAATCAGTCTTAGATGTTTTAAAAAATTGGAGTAACACCATCAGTCAGCCAGTTCAAGCGCTAAGTGTGAAAGAGATTATTATCCAGTCACATACAAAAAAAGAATCTAGTATTATGAGGAGGTAA
- a CDS encoding dynamin family protein has translation MLQKKLEQTAKHFEQSPVRESWSNNMNLGPLSESIKPAMKSIDKDINTLIEKCQTPLKLVIMGEVKAGKSTLINALVGKVLSPTNVAETTASIIEISYDKNANGTIFTTSSNENIVGTLDEIYQTLDQKRTDMDFFKNVDYVKLGFPLKSLKSLHIIDTPGLATVREANEKRTESFIQSADVILWVFNGHVLGQADIEGKLEEVAMMGKPIIALINRVDELNTPADKLVNYLEKKIDIYVEDIMAISAKSALEGKLEGNEDKLRISGLLELLEYLETNIERNSENVQTHSIIQSSKVLIEKDCLFHDNINEDIARVISDLDVRKNEISFFNENIKRALQADLKNWFELEFLEREKEEMMVKVKQLGIFSKTRESKELSEELKDILSEKALERQLQEKYEDIHKQFMTKWERASAELASKIEAEQQIHYKNNLASLQMKLKELDSRAPSGEEALLDGAGKGAIVAGTYGATAAVYTAILGPAAASVSLIGAIGAILPPVLLVGATVGAVWKAITHKNEKNKFAQEIKTTFSDVKSHIEKQYLTSVLEGIDTESNKMANAIYNQICQHVCKNEDIELLVRLKQNNENYIRVSKMHLLELEELKEKVEQPIA, from the coding sequence ATGCTTCAAAAAAAACTAGAACAAACTGCAAAACATTTTGAGCAGTCTCCTGTTAGAGAAAGTTGGTCTAATAATATGAACTTAGGCCCGCTTTCCGAAAGTATAAAACCAGCAATGAAATCAATTGATAAAGATATAAATACGTTAATTGAAAAATGCCAAACACCTTTAAAGTTAGTAATAATGGGAGAGGTAAAAGCAGGGAAGTCTACTTTAATCAACGCATTGGTAGGGAAGGTTCTGTCACCTACTAATGTAGCAGAAACGACAGCTAGTATTATTGAAATTTCTTATGATAAGAATGCAAACGGAACTATTTTCACAACAAGTAGTAACGAAAATATTGTTGGGACGTTAGATGAAATATATCAAACCTTAGACCAGAAAAGAACCGATATGGATTTCTTTAAAAACGTTGATTATGTGAAATTAGGATTTCCATTAAAAAGTTTAAAGAGTTTACATATTATTGATACACCTGGGCTTGCTACAGTTAGAGAGGCAAATGAAAAAAGAACGGAAAGCTTTATTCAGTCTGCCGATGTTATTTTATGGGTGTTTAACGGCCATGTACTTGGACAAGCAGATATTGAGGGAAAGTTAGAAGAAGTAGCAATGATGGGAAAACCAATAATTGCCCTAATTAACCGAGTAGATGAATTAAATACTCCTGCTGATAAGCTAGTAAACTATTTAGAAAAAAAGATTGATATATACGTAGAAGACATTATGGCAATCTCTGCAAAATCAGCTCTTGAAGGTAAGTTGGAAGGAAATGAAGACAAGCTAAGGATATCTGGTTTATTAGAACTGTTGGAATATTTAGAGACGAATATTGAACGTAATAGTGAAAATGTACAAACGCATAGTATTATTCAATCATCCAAAGTGTTAATTGAAAAAGATTGTTTATTCCACGATAACATTAATGAAGATATAGCAAGAGTTATATCGGATTTAGACGTTAGGAAAAATGAAATCTCTTTTTTTAATGAGAATATTAAAAGAGCACTACAAGCAGATTTGAAAAACTGGTTTGAGTTAGAGTTTTTAGAACGTGAAAAAGAAGAAATGATGGTGAAAGTTAAGCAGTTAGGTATTTTTTCAAAAACAAGAGAGTCAAAAGAACTATCAGAAGAACTAAAAGATATTCTTTCGGAAAAAGCGTTGGAAAGACAACTGCAAGAAAAGTATGAAGATATTCACAAGCAATTTATGACCAAATGGGAAAGAGCTTCTGCAGAATTAGCATCAAAGATAGAAGCGGAACAACAAATCCACTATAAAAATAATCTGGCATCTCTTCAAATGAAGCTAAAAGAGTTAGATAGTAGAGCTCCATCTGGTGAGGAAGCACTTCTCGATGGTGCCGGGAAAGGTGCAATTGTAGCTGGAACTTATGGTGCAACTGCAGCGGTGTACACTGCTATTCTAGGTCCTGCTGCTGCTAGTGTTTCATTAATTGGTGCAATTGGTGCTATCTTACCTCCAGTATTGCTAGTTGGTGCTACAGTTGGTGCTGTTTGGAAAGCAATTACACATAAAAATGAAAAAAATAAGTTTGCACAAGAAATAAAAACAACTTTTTCTGATGTGAAGAGTCATATAGAAAAACAATACTTAACTAGTGTTCTAGAAGGGATAGATACTGAATCTAATAAGATGGCAAATGCAATATATAACCAAATATGCCAACATGTGTGTAAAAATGAAGATATAGAATTATTAGTTAGGTTAAAACAGAACAATGAAAACTATATACGAGTTTCCAAAATGCACCTACTAGAATTGGAAGAGTTAAAAGAAAAAGTAGAACAGCCAATAGCCTAA
- a CDS encoding DUF5640 domain-containing protein: MRFHKLLLASIFTLVLLAGCSSDSSKVVGEWVDQFGVMTFEFKKDGAYTLDSGYGGNEGTYEVDGKNLTLNFNDQTLKFAYNFNGDKLELKGEGDVQPIVLTKVE, encoded by the coding sequence ATGCGTTTTCACAAACTTCTTTTGGCATCTATTTTCACGCTAGTTTTATTGGCTGGATGTTCTTCTGATTCTAGTAAAGTAGTTGGAGAATGGGTAGATCAGTTTGGGGTAATGACTTTTGAATTTAAGAAAGATGGAGCGTACACGCTAGATAGCGGGTATGGCGGTAATGAAGGAACTTATGAAGTGGATGGTAAAAATTTAACGTTAAATTTTAACGATCAAACACTTAAGTTTGCTTATAACTTCAACGGCGACAAACTAGAACTTAAAGGCGAAGGCGACGTGCAGCCGATTGTGTTGACGAAGGTGGAATAG